In Paeniglutamicibacter kerguelensis, one genomic interval encodes:
- a CDS encoding Asp23/Gls24 family envelope stress response protein, whose translation MAVEEAPRLGCRRSIDRIWATIGLPPTPHEKTCELCQSARARLEELSEATRSLRENDLHNPAMKPRLGITKAIMDVARAEVRRIARILLHTSREGNTEVSEQALASVIRIAAAEIPGVHARRCHIDIRPANNDPSCDIASPGSTGTAHHPGPHLIVTLRVAAATGINIPRTVDALRQRIGTAIPACVGIGTGTINITVEDLYDV comes from the coding sequence ATGGCGGTAGAAGAAGCCCCCAGACTGGGTTGCAGACGCAGCATCGACCGGATCTGGGCCACCATCGGCCTCCCCCCCACTCCGCATGAAAAGACCTGTGAACTATGCCAATCGGCCCGGGCCCGGCTGGAAGAACTCAGCGAGGCAACCCGTTCGCTGCGGGAAAACGACTTGCACAACCCGGCAATGAAACCGCGCCTTGGCATCACGAAGGCCATCATGGATGTGGCCCGGGCAGAGGTCCGCCGCATCGCCAGGATCCTTCTTCACACCTCAAGGGAGGGGAACACGGAGGTCAGTGAGCAAGCTTTGGCATCCGTCATCCGAATCGCAGCCGCGGAGATCCCCGGGGTCCACGCACGACGCTGCCACATCGACATACGCCCAGCCAACAACGATCCCTCCTGCGACATCGCCTCGCCCGGATCAACCGGCACCGCACACCACCCAGGCCCGCACCTCATTGTCACTCTTCGCGTGGCCGCCGCAACCGGCATCAATATCCCACGCACCGTTGATGCGTTGCGGCAACGCATCGGCACGGCAATCCCGGCCTGCGTCGGGATCGGCACGGGAACGATCAATATCACTGTGGAGGATCTCTACGATGTCTGA
- a CDS encoding NAD-dependent epimerase/dehydratase family protein produces MRTTSLFLPGKAPCDPLPSARDGGVKRVVLTSAFHAVAYGYAGTDHEFNDEDLTVLDGPGAPPYSKSKTLAERAAWDFMPAERGGMELATILPVAVMGPVMGSNISGSNRIIQRLLEAEMPGYPNLWIPIVDVRDVASAHELAMTTPEAAGQRFLLSIGPAIPINQIGSILKESLGEVAKKRPDRSIPDLVVRVASIFNKEFRALHPDLGFARKMTRDNANRILEWQPRRPREAIVAAAEILVEKGLVKV; encoded by the coding sequence ATGAGGACGACGTCATTGTTCCTGCCCGGGAAAGCACCCTGCGACCCGCTACCCTCAGCCCGCGATGGCGGTGTCAAGCGGGTCGTACTCACTTCCGCGTTCCATGCTGTCGCCTATGGCTACGCAGGAACGGATCACGAGTTCAACGATGAGGATTTGACGGTTCTCGATGGCCCCGGCGCTCCCCCGTACTCCAAGAGCAAGACCCTTGCCGAGCGTGCCGCATGGGATTTCATGCCCGCCGAGCGCGGAGGAATGGAACTCGCCACCATCCTTCCCGTTGCCGTCATGGGACCGGTGATGGGCAGCAACATTTCCGGATCGAACCGCATCATCCAACGCCTCCTTGAGGCGGAAATGCCGGGATATCCGAACCTGTGGATCCCGATTGTCGACGTCCGCGACGTGGCGAGTGCGCATGAGCTGGCTATGACAACGCCCGAGGCGGCCGGCCAGCGTTTCCTTCTCTCCATCGGACCGGCGATCCCCATAAATCAGATCGGCTCGATTCTGAAGGAAAGCCTCGGAGAGGTAGCCAAAAAACGTCCTGACCGGTCCATTCCTGATTTGGTGGTGCGAGTCGCTTCCATCTTCAACAAAGAGTTCCGCGCCCTCCATCCGGATCTGGGCTTCGCCAGGAAGATGACCCGCGATAATGCCAACCGCATACTGGAGTGGCAGCCCCGAAGGCCCAGGGAAGCAATTGTTGCTGCCGCCGAGATCCTTGTCGAGAAGGGACTAGTCAAGGTTTGA
- a CDS encoding CYTH and CHAD domain-containing protein: MQPTGYPRTEHSYDAGASTPFPELPDIQGVERVEAPVDSRLDAVYFDTETLALATRRITLRRRTGGIDHGWQLSIPHGSAQGQELNAPLGQPDAVPRELLTHVLAYTRGEDLLPIARLGTLRSTCRLYGPGGEHLADFADDRIHAESTHPPGPGMEWREWKLMLVHGGTDLLVAAEETLTATGAVRSSPGSELARALGGAYPTERSTGTGRPRKKGPAFDVVAAYLDVQIGELLSEDPCVRLGEPESIHQMRSATRRIRSVLSTYASLLTAMEVRRLGDELKWLTRMLGRPRDVEVMRERLRRHIGELPKPLRAGPVSEPIERELGTAYNVDYRELLKALESDRYYRLLDDLEQFRDHPPTKARASKPAHKEAAGLVNKTAKRLDRSHKAAVRAKAGGTRDTALHQVRKDAKRLRHAAESVTEIHGKRARKISRKTHRLQSILGDHQDSVMVRAFLDELVSEPGLPEGTVRAYRRVQRIEKDIARTAVKKYSKARKKSSGLRLHR, from the coding sequence ATGCAGCCCACCGGATACCCTCGAACGGAACACTCCTACGACGCCGGCGCATCGACACCTTTTCCGGAGCTTCCGGATATCCAGGGCGTGGAACGGGTGGAAGCCCCGGTCGATTCCCGGCTCGACGCCGTCTATTTCGACACGGAAACCCTTGCCTTGGCAACCAGGCGCATCACCCTTCGGCGCCGCACCGGCGGAATCGACCACGGGTGGCAACTCAGCATCCCCCACGGGTCCGCCCAAGGACAGGAACTCAACGCTCCGCTGGGCCAGCCGGATGCAGTGCCGCGGGAACTACTCACGCATGTGCTCGCCTACACCCGCGGCGAAGACCTCTTGCCCATCGCACGTCTGGGCACCTTGCGCAGCACTTGCCGGCTCTACGGACCCGGAGGGGAGCACCTTGCCGACTTCGCCGACGACCGGATCCATGCCGAATCGACGCACCCGCCGGGCCCGGGCATGGAATGGCGCGAATGGAAGTTGATGCTCGTCCACGGCGGCACGGACCTGCTCGTTGCGGCCGAGGAAACGCTGACCGCAACGGGTGCGGTCCGTTCCAGCCCTGGCTCCGAACTGGCCCGCGCGCTCGGTGGCGCCTACCCGACCGAACGTTCCACAGGCACCGGACGGCCGCGCAAGAAGGGGCCCGCGTTCGACGTCGTGGCCGCATACCTGGATGTACAAATCGGCGAACTTCTCTCCGAGGACCCATGTGTGCGGTTGGGGGAACCGGAATCCATCCATCAGATGAGATCGGCGACCCGGCGGATACGCTCGGTCCTTTCGACCTACGCGAGCCTCCTCACTGCAATGGAAGTCCGTAGGCTCGGAGACGAACTGAAATGGCTCACCCGGATGCTGGGCCGTCCACGCGACGTCGAGGTTATGCGCGAACGGCTCCGCCGGCACATCGGCGAATTGCCCAAGCCGCTTAGGGCCGGGCCGGTTTCCGAACCCATCGAGCGAGAACTCGGCACTGCATACAACGTCGACTACAGGGAGCTGCTGAAGGCCCTTGAATCCGATCGCTACTACCGGCTCCTCGACGACCTCGAGCAGTTCCGCGACCATCCACCGACCAAAGCCAGGGCCTCCAAGCCCGCCCACAAGGAGGCTGCCGGATTGGTCAACAAGACGGCCAAGCGCCTGGACCGTTCGCACAAGGCCGCTGTGCGCGCCAAGGCCGGAGGCACCCGCGACACCGCGCTCCACCAGGTCCGCAAGGACGCCAAACGACTGCGGCACGCCGCGGAATCCGTCACGGAAATCCACGGAAAGCGCGCGCGCAAGATCTCCCGTAAGACTCACCGGCTCCAAAGTATTCTGGGGGACCACCAGGACAGTGTCATGGTTCGTGCCTTCCTAGACGAGCTGGTCTCGGAGCCCGGATTGCCCGAGGGAACAGTCCGCGCTTACCGCCGGGTACAGCGCATTGAAAAAGACATCGCCCGTACCGCGGTGAAGAAGTATTCCAAGGCCCGGAAGAAATCCTCCGGGCTCCGGCTGCACCGTTGA
- a CDS encoding carboxylesterase/lipase family protein gives MTENPQQPVVATRSGAVRGTWRDGAAAFLGIPFAEPPVGDLRFAAPVPHRPWSGVRPADRYGATPQRKPLAEVTLIPEPSIPGDSTLNVNVFTPSPVAANGAGLPVLVWIHGGGYVAGSPASPWYDGAAFNRDGVVTVTVSYRLGFDGFGWIQDAPRNRGVLDWLLALEWVKYNIAAFGGDPSKVTISGQSAGGGAVLTLLGCPRAQPLFNRVISLSGPPTGTTMAAAEALGRKLAELGGVAPTVAGLSALTEAEILALQGQVSTIGGGDGEADPIAGLAAMLGDGLTLGPVVDGDLIPMPTTEALAAGIGADKKLILGTTDNEFGMVLAGAGEALSGVPAAGVLGAVGAEPEVIDAYVADHPDLGTADLVGQYVTDHMFRAPALNLAELREGSQAPTWLYRFAWNSPTMGNACHCLDVPFMFDCLGAEHIAPLAGTDPPQALADEVHGSAVSFIATGDPGWPAWEDAARAVRVYGVPTTLVADGYADARALLPERAAR, from the coding sequence ATGACCGAGAACCCACAACAGCCCGTCGTCGCCACCCGGTCCGGCGCCGTCCGCGGCACCTGGAGGGATGGCGCCGCGGCCTTCCTGGGCATTCCCTTTGCCGAGCCGCCGGTCGGCGACCTCCGCTTCGCCGCCCCCGTGCCACACCGGCCCTGGTCCGGGGTTCGCCCCGCCGACAGGTACGGCGCAACGCCGCAGCGCAAGCCGCTGGCCGAGGTGACGCTCATTCCGGAGCCGTCGATCCCCGGCGATTCCACGCTGAACGTGAACGTGTTCACCCCGAGCCCCGTTGCGGCCAACGGGGCCGGGCTGCCGGTGCTGGTCTGGATCCACGGCGGCGGCTACGTCGCGGGCTCGCCCGCCAGCCCCTGGTACGACGGCGCAGCGTTCAACCGCGACGGCGTCGTCACCGTCACCGTGTCCTACCGCCTGGGATTCGACGGGTTCGGCTGGATCCAGGACGCCCCGCGCAACCGCGGCGTCCTGGACTGGTTGCTGGCCCTTGAATGGGTGAAGTACAACATCGCGGCCTTCGGCGGGGACCCGTCGAAGGTGACGATCTCCGGCCAGTCGGCCGGGGGCGGTGCGGTGCTGACCCTGCTGGGCTGCCCGCGCGCCCAGCCGCTGTTCAACCGAGTGATTTCACTCTCCGGCCCGCCCACCGGCACCACGATGGCCGCCGCGGAGGCGTTGGGCCGGAAGCTGGCCGAACTCGGCGGTGTCGCCCCGACCGTGGCCGGACTGTCCGCGCTGACGGAAGCCGAGATCCTGGCGCTGCAGGGCCAGGTATCGACCATCGGCGGCGGCGACGGGGAAGCCGACCCAATCGCCGGGCTCGCTGCCATGCTTGGCGACGGCCTCACCCTCGGGCCCGTCGTCGACGGCGATCTCATCCCGATGCCGACGACCGAGGCGCTTGCCGCCGGCATCGGCGCGGACAAGAAACTGATCCTCGGCACCACCGACAACGAGTTCGGCATGGTCCTCGCCGGCGCGGGGGAGGCGCTGTCCGGCGTTCCGGCCGCGGGCGTGCTGGGTGCGGTGGGCGCCGAACCCGAGGTCATCGACGCTTATGTGGCGGACCACCCGGATTTGGGCACCGCGGACCTCGTGGGACAGTACGTCACCGACCACATGTTCCGGGCACCGGCCCTGAACCTCGCCGAACTGCGCGAGGGCTCGCAGGCCCCGACCTGGCTGTACCGCTTTGCCTGGAACTCGCCCACCATGGGCAACGCATGCCACTGCCTGGACGTTCCGTTCATGTTCGACTGCCTCGGTGCCGAGCACATTGCACCGCTCGCGGGGACCGATCCGCCGCAGGCGCTGGCCGACGAGGTCCACGGCAGCGCCGTGTCCTTCATAGCCACGGGGGATCCCGGCTGGCCGGCCTGGGAAGACGCCGCGCGTGCAGTGCGGGTTTACGGTGTCCCGACGACGCTTGTCGCCGACGGGTATGCCGATGCCCGGGCGCTGCTTCCGGAGCGGGCAGCCAGGTAG
- a CDS encoding MFS transporter — MSTPAPSFDAGPSGQTVLPDAAAQTGDPSARPPTSRSLLPSLAITSMVLFATYSGLISVLLPNQVAAIDEANKVSNLAIVSTVSFIFTLFAQPLVGAFSDRTRSRMGKRAPWMIIGAASGAVFLMGLSGLQSILWIAVFWAVIQVSLNALQGPMTAIVPDRFPTSRRGVASAMVGIGTMAGSTVGVVVAGQLASNVGLGYTIFGVAVLLATLLFVVFNRDFSSKDMPRTRFSWKEFFAGFWINPKKNPDFAWAFAARFFFILGYFVIFAFQLFILTDYIGLSLAEANGSIGLLALSGMATTLVSIALGGWWSDKIGKRKIFIYAATVFMLIGLVFPLVMPNMTGMIIMSAVNGFGFGLYMACDTALMTEVLPGGGSAAGKDLGILNVATNIPQALSPAIAGILIGSLGGYPALFIFGMVSVVVAAFVLVPIKSVR, encoded by the coding sequence GTGTCCACTCCAGCTCCTTCCTTCGACGCAGGCCCCTCCGGCCAGACCGTCCTGCCTGACGCCGCGGCCCAAACCGGCGATCCATCCGCGCGGCCGCCGACCAGCCGCTCGCTGCTGCCATCCCTGGCCATCACCTCGATGGTGCTCTTTGCCACCTACAGCGGCCTCATCTCCGTGTTGTTGCCCAACCAGGTTGCTGCCATCGACGAGGCCAACAAGGTCTCCAACCTGGCTATCGTCAGCACCGTGTCCTTCATCTTCACGCTCTTCGCCCAGCCCCTGGTCGGCGCATTCAGCGACCGCACCCGCAGCCGGATGGGCAAGCGTGCACCCTGGATGATCATCGGCGCCGCGTCCGGCGCCGTGTTCCTGATGGGGCTTTCCGGACTGCAGTCCATCCTGTGGATCGCCGTTTTCTGGGCCGTCATCCAGGTCTCGCTCAATGCGCTGCAGGGCCCCATGACCGCGATCGTGCCCGACCGCTTCCCGACCTCCCGCCGCGGCGTCGCCTCCGCCATGGTGGGAATCGGCACCATGGCCGGGAGCACCGTCGGCGTCGTGGTGGCGGGGCAGCTAGCCAGCAACGTGGGCCTGGGCTACACCATCTTCGGCGTGGCCGTCCTGCTGGCCACGCTCCTGTTTGTGGTCTTCAACCGCGACTTCTCCAGCAAGGACATGCCGCGCACGCGGTTCAGCTGGAAGGAGTTCTTCGCCGGCTTCTGGATCAACCCCAAGAAGAACCCCGACTTCGCGTGGGCCTTCGCCGCCCGCTTCTTCTTCATCCTCGGCTACTTCGTGATCTTCGCCTTCCAGCTGTTCATCCTCACCGACTACATCGGCCTGAGCCTGGCGGAGGCCAACGGTTCCATCGGCCTGCTGGCACTTTCCGGCATGGCCACCACCCTCGTGTCGATCGCACTTGGCGGCTGGTGGAGCGACAAGATCGGCAAGCGCAAGATCTTCATCTACGCGGCCACCGTGTTCATGCTCATCGGGCTGGTCTTCCCGCTCGTGATGCCGAACATGACGGGCATGATCATCATGAGCGCCGTGAACGGCTTCGGCTTCGGCCTGTACATGGCGTGCGATACCGCCCTGATGACCGAGGTCCTGCCCGGCGGCGGCTCCGCGGCCGGCAAGGACCTGGGCATCCTCAACGTGGCCACCAACATCCCTCAGGCACTGAGCCCGGCGATTGCCGGCATCCTCATCGGCTCGCTGGGCGGATACCCCGCGCTGTTCATCTTCGGGATGGTCTCTGTCGTCGTGGCAGCGTTTGTCCTGGTTCCCATCAAGAGCGTTCGCTAG
- a CDS encoding ROK family protein has translation MALRSSSATAEAAGTLVSGDVRRHNLSIVARYLLENGPSSRSQIADGTGLTRGSVTALAAVLLDAAIIHEASPENARGKGRPLTLLSLAADHVAILALQLDADRVTGFLTTITGEPLLRIAEQHGRPMGQPEPVLDVMASVLGRTLDACQDLGRRLADMTVVVFAPVGGEPPVVIADTDLGWGAVDVLGGLRQREPRMPPDAALLPDAPLAASAELVRLKDTLDMIYLKSNSGIGGAIILNGTVVEGAHRLAGAFGHVPLVPDGEPCGCGQRGCLVTVAGPDAVLHAAGLGPLLVAGGLEAALDELTDRVLAGEPLALAAWDGAAGWIARALQILAMSIDPQAIVLGGYWARLADSVARRFADIRPPTWPDAARMATVVVAGRLDGDAALLGAVWSARDRLLLDPLRISI, from the coding sequence ATGGCACTTCGAAGTTCCTCCGCCACCGCGGAGGCCGCAGGGACACTTGTCAGTGGGGACGTGCGTCGGCACAACCTGAGCATCGTGGCCCGCTACCTGCTGGAAAACGGACCCAGCTCCCGCAGCCAAATCGCCGATGGCACCGGCCTGACCCGTGGTTCGGTGACCGCGCTGGCCGCCGTGTTGCTTGACGCCGCGATCATCCACGAGGCCTCCCCAGAGAACGCCCGCGGCAAGGGCAGGCCGCTGACGCTGCTCAGCCTGGCCGCGGACCACGTGGCGATCCTGGCCCTCCAGCTCGACGCCGACAGGGTCACCGGATTCCTCACCACGATCACGGGCGAACCGCTGCTGCGCATTGCCGAGCAGCACGGCCGGCCCATGGGGCAACCCGAACCCGTCCTGGACGTCATGGCCTCCGTCCTGGGGCGGACCCTTGATGCGTGCCAGGACCTGGGCCGGCGGTTGGCGGACATGACGGTCGTCGTTTTCGCGCCGGTGGGCGGCGAGCCTCCCGTGGTCATCGCGGACACGGATCTGGGCTGGGGAGCGGTCGACGTGCTGGGCGGGCTCCGGCAGCGCGAGCCCCGCATGCCCCCGGACGCGGCGCTGCTGCCCGACGCCCCGCTGGCGGCGTCGGCCGAACTCGTCCGGCTCAAAGACACCCTGGATATGATCTACCTGAAGAGCAACTCGGGCATCGGCGGGGCGATCATCCTCAACGGCACGGTCGTCGAGGGCGCCCACCGGCTGGCCGGGGCGTTCGGGCACGTGCCGCTCGTGCCCGACGGCGAGCCCTGCGGCTGCGGCCAGCGCGGCTGCCTGGTGACGGTTGCCGGGCCGGACGCCGTCCTGCACGCGGCGGGCCTCGGGCCGCTGCTGGTCGCAGGGGGGCTCGAAGCGGCGCTGGACGAGCTCACCGACCGGGTCCTGGCCGGCGAGCCCCTGGCCCTGGCGGCCTGGGACGGCGCGGCCGGGTGGATCGCCCGCGCCCTGCAGATCCTGGCCATGTCGATCGACCCGCAGGCCATTGTCCTGGGCGGCTACTGGGCGCGACTGGCGGACTCCGTGGCGCGGCGTTTTGCCGACATCCGGCCCCCGACGTGGCCCGATGCGGCGCGGATGGCGACCGTCGTGGTGGCGGGCCGGCTGGACGGGGATGCAGCGCTGCTGGGCGCGGTTTGGAGCGCCCGGGACAGGCTGCTGCTGGATCCGCTCCGGATTTCCATATAG
- a CDS encoding TetR/AcrR family transcriptional regulator has translation MSPKGPYPKGVAKREEILRTALAIFSREGYRGTSLREVARSCGLSLPGLMHYFDSKEDLLAAILKKRDEHDFAAQHEVGGDPFKTISGVMRHNAEVPGLVQLYATLSAAASDPAHPAHDFFVGRYRDFRVTLAETLRERQSAGLLAADRDAEKLAAIIIAVADGLQVQWMLEPGIDMAGHIDYLVSLIDIVAPPPSSGE, from the coding sequence ATGTCCCCGAAAGGCCCATATCCCAAAGGCGTCGCCAAGCGCGAGGAAATTCTGCGTACGGCCCTGGCGATCTTTTCCCGGGAAGGATACCGCGGCACGTCGCTGCGGGAGGTTGCCCGGTCCTGTGGCCTGAGCCTGCCGGGGTTGATGCACTACTTCGACTCCAAGGAAGACCTGCTGGCGGCCATTCTGAAGAAGCGCGACGAACACGACTTCGCCGCGCAGCATGAAGTTGGCGGAGATCCGTTCAAGACAATCAGCGGTGTCATGCGACACAACGCCGAGGTGCCCGGGCTGGTCCAGCTGTACGCAACGCTCTCCGCCGCGGCCAGCGACCCCGCCCATCCCGCCCATGATTTCTTCGTGGGGCGATACCGGGATTTCCGCGTCACCCTTGCCGAGACGCTGCGGGAACGGCAGTCCGCCGGGCTCCTCGCCGCGGACCGCGATGCGGAGAAATTGGCGGCAATCATCATTGCGGTAGCCGACGGCCTGCAGGTGCAGTGGATGCTGGAGCCGGGGATCGACATGGCAGGCCACATCGACTATTTGGTTTCACTCATCGACATCGTGGCCCCGCCCCCGTCATCCGGGGAGTAG
- a CDS encoding phosphatase PAP2 family protein produces MEGAPHETPSGRVRRDASVRILDNGRRRWQWLASMLSVAFVVMMLLALLPAPAAPFFQGFDEWWHALVAGPPDYQPSGAVAWLNAFGGPPGLVMLPLLIIGLLLARRRWAVLFTVLVYIVPMLFAQLFKNVVDRPRPENPLVMVDHGSFPSGHVTLTAALMVMFIALLSPAVRRYWSPVAVAFVLVMIWSRTFLAAHWLSDTVAGAVLGAGVALMLWWLCAPLLARDDARRNQRKLATTVQMAKLSNTKEPTP; encoded by the coding sequence ATGGAAGGGGCGCCCCACGAAACGCCCTCGGGGCGGGTCCGCCGCGACGCCTCGGTGCGCATTTTGGACAACGGGCGCAGGAGATGGCAATGGCTTGCCAGTATGCTTTCCGTTGCCTTTGTCGTCATGATGCTGCTCGCACTGCTGCCGGCACCCGCGGCCCCGTTCTTCCAAGGCTTCGATGAGTGGTGGCACGCGCTCGTGGCCGGGCCCCCGGACTACCAACCCTCCGGCGCCGTCGCATGGCTCAATGCATTCGGCGGCCCGCCGGGCCTGGTAATGCTGCCCCTGCTCATCATTGGACTGCTCCTTGCCCGGCGGCGGTGGGCGGTCCTCTTCACCGTCCTGGTCTACATCGTGCCGATGCTCTTCGCGCAGCTGTTCAAGAACGTGGTGGACCGGCCCCGCCCGGAGAACCCGTTGGTGATGGTGGACCACGGATCGTTTCCCTCCGGACACGTCACCCTGACGGCGGCGCTCATGGTCATGTTCATCGCGCTGCTCTCCCCCGCGGTGCGGCGCTACTGGTCGCCGGTGGCCGTGGCCTTTGTGTTGGTCATGATTTGGAGCCGCACGTTCCTGGCGGCCCACTGGCTGAGCGACACCGTGGCCGGTGCCGTGCTGGGCGCCGGGGTGGCGCTGATGCTGTGGTGGCTGTGCGCTCCCCTGCTCGCCCGCGACGACGCCCGCCGCAACCAGCGCAAACTTGCAACGACTGTCCAGATGGCCAAACTCTCCAACACAAAGGAACCAACCCCATGA
- a CDS encoding glycoside hydrolase family 3 protein — protein MIDPPATSPVDPAFRNAGLPVTKRVENLLSQMTLEEKAGLFFHTMITIGEDGELADADPVFGIPSTSDLVEGRGMTHFNVFGAAASATQMALWHNKLQELAGATRLGIPVTLSTDPRHSFTENPGTAMLAGPFSQWPEPLGLAAIGDADLVERFGDIARQEYTAVGLRVALHPQIDLATEPRWARQVATFGEDAELTGKLAAAYIRGFQGESLGPDSVATMTKHFPGGGPQKDGEDPHFAYGREQVYPGNNFEHHLLPFEAAFDAGSSQIMPYYGMPVGTEYDEVGFGFNKSVITGLLRERYTFDGVVCTDWGLLSDAVIAGEPFPARAWGVEHLSTRERMLAVLNAGADQFGGEAIPELLVDLVRSGKISEERIDVSARRLLREKFVLGLFDSPLVDVERAEAIVGNTEFRAAGEAAQRASFTLLANGTDAAGAPILPLSRGIKVYLQGVSAEAAAGYGKVVDSPEEADVAIVRLQAPYEQRETMFENFFHAGSLDYPAEQLEGLVALCGMVPTVIDVFLDRPAILTPLVGEAAAITANFGAGSHALLDVLFGVADPRGRLPMDLPRSMDAVQASLPDVPFDTADPLFRFGHGLGFSTGS, from the coding sequence ATGATCGATCCCCCGGCAACCAGCCCCGTTGATCCGGCCTTCCGCAACGCAGGCCTGCCCGTCACCAAGCGGGTCGAGAACCTGTTGTCCCAGATGACGCTGGAGGAAAAGGCGGGCCTGTTCTTCCACACCATGATCACCATCGGCGAGGACGGGGAACTGGCGGACGCCGATCCGGTCTTCGGCATCCCCTCCACCTCGGATCTGGTCGAAGGCCGCGGCATGACCCACTTCAACGTGTTCGGCGCCGCCGCCAGTGCCACCCAGATGGCGCTCTGGCACAACAAGTTGCAGGAGTTGGCCGGGGCCACCCGTCTGGGAATTCCCGTCACGCTGTCCACCGACCCGCGGCACTCGTTCACGGAAAACCCCGGCACCGCGATGCTGGCGGGGCCGTTCTCCCAGTGGCCGGAACCCCTCGGCCTGGCGGCGATCGGTGACGCCGACCTGGTTGAGCGCTTCGGCGACATCGCCCGGCAGGAATACACAGCCGTCGGGCTGCGCGTTGCGCTGCACCCGCAGATCGACCTGGCCACCGAACCGCGCTGGGCTCGCCAGGTGGCGACCTTCGGCGAGGACGCGGAACTGACCGGGAAGCTGGCGGCCGCCTACATCCGCGGCTTCCAGGGAGAGTCCCTAGGCCCGGATTCCGTGGCCACCATGACCAAGCACTTCCCCGGAGGCGGCCCCCAGAAGGACGGGGAAGACCCACACTTCGCCTACGGCCGCGAACAGGTCTACCCCGGGAACAACTTCGAGCACCACCTACTGCCGTTCGAGGCCGCGTTCGACGCGGGCAGCAGCCAGATCATGCCCTACTACGGCATGCCCGTGGGCACCGAGTACGACGAGGTCGGCTTCGGCTTCAACAAGTCCGTGATCACCGGCCTGCTGCGCGAGCGCTACACGTTCGACGGCGTCGTCTGCACCGACTGGGGCCTGCTCAGCGACGCGGTCATCGCCGGTGAGCCCTTCCCCGCCCGGGCCTGGGGCGTGGAACACCTCTCCACCCGGGAGCGCATGCTGGCCGTGCTCAACGCCGGGGCCGACCAGTTCGGCGGCGAAGCCATCCCGGAGCTCTTGGTCGACCTGGTCCGCAGCGGGAAAATCAGCGAGGAGCGGATCGACGTGTCCGCCCGGCGGCTGCTGCGCGAGAAGTTTGTGCTCGGGCTGTTCGACTCCCCGCTGGTCGACGTCGAGCGGGCCGAGGCAATCGTCGGCAACACGGAGTTCCGGGCCGCGGGCGAGGCCGCCCAGCGCGCATCGTTCACTCTGCTGGCCAACGGGACCGATGCCGCCGGGGCACCGATCCTGCCCTTGTCCCGCGGCATCAAGGTCTACCTGCAGGGCGTCTCCGCGGAGGCGGCGGCGGGCTACGGAAAGGTGGTCGATTCCCCGGAGGAGGCCGACGTCGCCATCGTGCGCCTGCAGGCGCCGTACGAGCAGCGGGAAACCATGTTCGAGAACTTCTTCCACGCCGGCTCCCTCGACTACCCGGCGGAGCAGCTTGAAGGCCTGGTCGCACTGTGCGGCATGGTGCCGACGGTGATCGACGTGTTCCTGGACCGACCGGCGATTCTCACTCCGCTGGTCGGCGAGGCAGCTGCCATCACCGCCAACTTCGGCGCCGGCAGCCACGCATTGCTCGACGTGCTCTTTGGCGTGGCCGACCCGCGGGGCAGGCTGCCCATGGACCTGCCGCGCTCCATGGACGCCGTGCAGGCAAGCCTTCCGGACGTGCCGTTTGACACCGCCGACCCCCTGTTCAGGTTCGGCCACGGCCTGGGCTTCAGCACCGGGTCCTAG